One region of Sulfuriroseicoccus oceanibius genomic DNA includes:
- a CDS encoding metal-dependent hydrolase, with the protein MKFTYFGHSCFLVEIDGCRVLFDPFISPNPLAADIDVDSIEADYVLITHGHEDHVADAEAILKRTGAKLIANFEIVTWYGAKGIENAQPLNHGGSCTTEFGKVKFVNAIHSSVLPDGTYGGNPGGFVIETNDGNFYVSGDTALTLDMKLIAESTKLTWAALCIGDTFTMGVGDAVRAASMVGVDYVIGTHYDTFPPIMLDHENAVGMFHNAGIRLRLPSIGETIEL; encoded by the coding sequence ATGAAGTTCACTTATTTCGGTCATTCCTGTTTCCTGGTAGAAATCGACGGTTGCCGGGTTTTGTTCGATCCATTCATTTCTCCAAACCCGCTCGCAGCAGACATCGACGTCGACTCCATTGAAGCCGACTATGTGCTCATCACCCACGGTCATGAGGACCATGTGGCGGACGCCGAGGCCATCCTCAAGCGCACCGGAGCCAAGCTCATCGCCAACTTCGAAATCGTGACTTGGTACGGAGCCAAAGGCATCGAGAACGCCCAACCGCTCAACCACGGAGGCAGTTGCACCACCGAGTTCGGCAAGGTTAAGTTCGTCAACGCCATCCACAGCAGCGTACTCCCCGACGGCACCTACGGCGGCAATCCCGGCGGGTTCGTGATCGAAACCAACGACGGCAATTTCTACGTCTCGGGCGACACCGCACTCACGCTCGACATGAAGTTGATCGCCGAATCCACCAAACTCACGTGGGCAGCCCTCTGCATCGGCGACACATTCACCATGGGCGTGGGCGATGCTGTCCGCGCCGCATCGATGGTAGGGGTCGACTATGTGATCGGTACGCATTACGATACCTTCCCACCGATCATGCTCGACCACGAAAATGCGGTGGGCATGTTCCACAACGCTGGCATCAGACTCCGCCTACCGAGTATCGGTGAGACGATCGAGCTCTAA
- a CDS encoding SDR family oxidoreductase, producing the protein MTILITGASSGIGRALALALVDRGETVLGVSRDTSRLPKGVTGIRADLTRDNAADKIFAKAPPIDVLVNCAGKAWLSPISSGDPNQWDEMWKINVRSLATCCQAFLKQEGRASGTIINVSSMSGWRVPPSGGFYSPTKFAVRAITEALRGELRATGSPVRVGSISPGFVDTPLLNDYFHGREAQLADQRASIKMLSPEDVAHAIIQMIDAPAHVEIGDIQMRSIDQKA; encoded by the coding sequence ATGACCATCCTCATCACCGGCGCATCCAGCGGCATCGGTCGCGCCCTGGCCCTCGCGCTCGTCGACCGCGGAGAAACCGTCCTTGGTGTCTCGCGCGACACCTCACGCCTGCCCAAGGGCGTCACCGGCATCCGCGCCGACCTCACCCGAGACAACGCTGCCGATAAGATCTTCGCCAAGGCTCCGCCAATCGATGTGCTGGTCAACTGCGCGGGCAAAGCCTGGCTCTCCCCCATCTCCTCCGGGGATCCCAACCAATGGGACGAGATGTGGAAAATCAACGTGCGCTCACTGGCTACCTGTTGTCAGGCATTCCTCAAACAAGAGGGACGCGCATCCGGCACCATCATCAACGTCTCGAGCATGAGCGGCTGGCGCGTGCCGCCAAGTGGTGGGTTTTACTCGCCAACCAAGTTCGCCGTCCGTGCCATCACCGAAGCGCTGCGAGGCGAACTCCGCGCCACCGGATCCCCAGTACGCGTCGGCAGCATCTCACCGGGCTTTGTCGACACCCCGCTGCTCAACGACTACTTCCACGGTCGCGAAGCCCAGCTCGCCGACCAACGGGCCTCCATCAAAATGCTCAGCCCGGAGGACGTCGCCCACGCCATTATCCAAATGATCGATGCCCCAGCCCACGTAGAAATCGGCGACATCCAAATGCGCAGCATCGATCAAAAAGCCTGA
- the alaS gene encoding alanine--tRNA ligase, translating to MSTSSQIRQSFLDFFKEKQHTIVPSASLMPQSPGLLFTNAGMNQFVPYFLGTDKPDFSPGRATDTQKCIRAGGKHNDLDDVGYDTYHHTFFEMLGNWSFGDYFKAEAIAWAWELIVERWGFPAERLYATVYRPNKDANDPGEFDQEAYDIWAKLFESKGLDPKVHVVDGNVKDNFWMMGETGPCGPCSELHFDLTPNGDTKGALVNQDSDQCIEIWNLVFIQFNAEADGSFRELPARHVDTGMGFERVVSMIQRTKNFTDFSQRVSNYATDVFAPIFAKLEELSGNKYEDIYPAPGSNPDSHDDALKKAIAFRVVADHIRTLSFSIADGILPGNNGRNYVLRRILRRAVRYGRTLGFTGDKPFLSELVPVLVAEMKSVFPEIETRSKAVIETLDREETSFNETLDRGLAMFEKAATETDSTFPGDVAFKLYDTFGFPIDLTQLLSAERGLKVDMDTFNQLMEHQRDLGRAARSSELVRAAEIATDAVTEFVGFDQDTTTATVTEIHQQDDHCFVITDKTPFFVEMGGQHGDQGTLTKNGTEIAVDFVQQLGQARAHAVAADADLAVGDEVTLAIDPARRRPIEAHHSATHLLHWALHKAVSSDATQQGSLVTRNRLRFDFNSSALTPEQITEIEKLVNGAIESGHSVSWKEVPHTEVQKRDDIMQFFGDKYGDVVRVVQIGGEAQALNGYSMELCGGTHVTNTKDIGLFKIKSEGAISAGVRRIEALCGDAAWSWIQGQLDENTKEERVLRDKVEAINEQLTALEQDTFAVKDFPHIMGGLLVESGFDNINAAFNASLEHLDKLRHTAIEAEKALKKAQVGAAAKQADATISELVEKGGNIVLATEGTPQLLQELLNGLKKRQFGGAGFLIVDDGDKLHLGAFCGDQALAAGHKAGDLIRNLAATAGGKGGGKPDQARGAAPQREKLDELTAAAKEALA from the coding sequence ATGAGCACCTCGTCACAGATCCGGCAAAGCTTCCTCGACTTCTTCAAAGAAAAGCAGCACACCATTGTGCCGTCCGCATCCCTGATGCCACAGAGCCCAGGCCTGCTTTTCACCAACGCCGGGATGAACCAGTTCGTGCCGTACTTCCTCGGCACCGACAAACCCGACTTCTCACCGGGACGCGCCACCGACACCCAGAAGTGCATCCGCGCAGGTGGCAAGCACAACGACCTGGACGATGTCGGTTACGACACCTACCACCACACATTCTTCGAGATGCTCGGCAACTGGTCGTTCGGCGACTACTTCAAAGCCGAAGCCATCGCCTGGGCATGGGAATTGATCGTCGAGCGCTGGGGCTTCCCTGCCGAGCGCCTCTACGCCACCGTCTACCGCCCGAACAAAGACGCCAACGATCCGGGCGAGTTCGACCAAGAGGCCTATGACATCTGGGCCAAGCTCTTTGAAAGCAAAGGTCTCGATCCAAAAGTCCATGTCGTCGATGGCAACGTGAAGGACAACTTCTGGATGATGGGGGAAACCGGGCCATGCGGACCGTGCTCGGAGCTCCACTTCGACCTCACCCCGAATGGCGACACCAAAGGCGCACTCGTCAACCAGGACTCGGACCAGTGCATCGAGATCTGGAACCTCGTCTTCATTCAGTTCAACGCCGAAGCCGATGGATCATTCCGCGAACTGCCAGCCCGCCACGTCGACACCGGCATGGGCTTTGAGCGCGTGGTCTCGATGATCCAGCGCACCAAAAACTTCACCGACTTCTCGCAGCGCGTCTCCAACTACGCCACCGACGTCTTCGCCCCGATCTTCGCCAAGCTCGAAGAACTCAGCGGCAACAAATACGAAGACATCTACCCGGCTCCGGGATCGAACCCAGACTCGCACGACGATGCGCTCAAGAAAGCCATCGCCTTCCGCGTGGTGGCCGACCACATCCGTACGCTCTCGTTCTCGATCGCCGATGGGATCCTGCCAGGCAACAACGGGCGCAACTACGTGCTGCGCCGCATCCTGCGCCGCGCCGTCCGCTACGGCCGCACACTCGGATTCACCGGCGACAAGCCATTCCTCTCCGAGCTGGTCCCAGTTCTCGTGGCAGAGATGAAGTCTGTTTTCCCAGAGATCGAAACCCGCAGCAAGGCGGTGATCGAAACCCTCGACCGCGAGGAAACCAGCTTCAACGAAACTCTCGACCGCGGGCTCGCCATGTTCGAAAAAGCCGCCACCGAGACCGATTCCACCTTCCCGGGCGATGTCGCGTTCAAACTCTACGATACGTTCGGCTTCCCGATCGACCTCACCCAGCTGCTCTCCGCCGAGCGCGGCCTCAAGGTCGACATGGACACCTTCAACCAGCTGATGGAACACCAGCGCGACCTCGGCCGCGCCGCCCGCTCCAGCGAACTGGTCCGCGCCGCGGAAATCGCCACCGACGCCGTGACTGAGTTCGTCGGCTTCGACCAGGACACAACCACCGCCACCGTCACCGAGATCCACCAGCAGGACGACCACTGCTTCGTCATCACCGACAAGACGCCGTTCTTCGTCGAGATGGGTGGTCAGCACGGCGACCAGGGAACCCTGACCAAGAACGGCACCGAGATTGCCGTCGACTTCGTCCAGCAGCTCGGTCAGGCCCGCGCCCACGCGGTGGCCGCCGACGCCGACTTGGCCGTGGGAGATGAAGTAACACTCGCCATCGATCCAGCGCGCCGCCGCCCGATCGAAGCCCACCACAGCGCAACCCACTTGCTCCACTGGGCACTCCACAAAGCCGTCTCGTCCGACGCCACACAGCAAGGGTCGTTGGTCACCCGCAACCGCTTGCGTTTCGACTTCAACTCCAGCGCCCTCACGCCTGAGCAGATCACCGAGATCGAAAAGCTGGTCAACGGTGCCATCGAAAGCGGTCACTCGGTTTCGTGGAAAGAAGTACCACACACCGAAGTCCAGAAGCGCGACGACATCATGCAGTTCTTCGGCGACAAGTACGGCGACGTCGTGCGTGTCGTCCAGATCGGAGGCGAAGCCCAAGCACTCAACGGCTACTCGATGGAACTTTGCGGAGGAACCCACGTCACCAATACCAAGGACATCGGACTCTTCAAGATCAAGAGCGAAGGCGCTATCTCCGCTGGTGTGCGCCGTATCGAAGCACTCTGCGGCGATGCCGCCTGGTCGTGGATCCAGGGCCAGTTGGACGAAAACACAAAGGAAGAACGCGTCCTGCGCGACAAGGTGGAAGCCATCAACGAGCAACTCACCGCGCTGGAGCAAGACACCTTCGCTGTGAAAGACTTCCCGCACATCATGGGCGGACTGCTCGTGGAAAGCGGCTTCGACAACATCAACGCAGCATTCAACGCAAGCCTCGAGCACCTCGACAAACTCCGCCACACCGCTATCGAAGCAGAGAAAGCGCTTAAGAAGGCCCAGGTCGGCGCCGCTGCGAAACAAGCAGACGCCACCATCAGCGAACTTGTCGAAAAGGGCGGCAATATCGTGCTCGCCACCGAGGGCACACCGCAACTCCTCCAAGAGCTGCTCAACGGCCTTAAGAAGCGTCAGTTCGGCGGTGCCGGATTCCTCATCGTCGACGACGGAGACAAACTCCATCTCGGCGCATTCTGCGGTGACCAAGCCCTCGCGGCTGGCCACAAAGCCGGTGACCTGATCCGCAACCTGGCCGCCACCGCAGGCGGCAAGGGCGGAGGCAAGCCAGACCAGGCCCGCGGCGCCGCTCCTCAGCGCGAGAAGCTCGACGAGCTCACCGCCGCCGCAAAAGAGGCGCTGGCGTAG
- a CDS encoding Fur family transcriptional regulator: MHDHQTSSPAPDTSAIITKLRKLGMRKTTALTQVLDALASSDLPVTIAEISERIASDSRCDPATIYRMLEKLERAGVVRKLGMHERAMYFELLRPGHHGDYLLCTTCGKITKIPAACPVEHLENHLKSESGYRNLTHELVFYGICPDCPEEDPALA; this comes from the coding sequence ATGCACGACCACCAGACATCTTCCCCTGCTCCCGACACCAGCGCCATCATCACCAAGCTGCGCAAACTTGGCATGCGGAAAACCACCGCTCTGACCCAGGTCCTCGACGCCCTGGCCTCGTCCGACCTCCCTGTCACCATCGCCGAAATCAGCGAACGCATCGCCAGCGACTCCCGCTGCGACCCGGCCACCATCTACCGCATGCTCGAAAAGCTCGAGCGCGCCGGAGTCGTTCGCAAGCTCGGCATGCACGAGCGCGCCATGTACTTCGAACTACTGCGACCCGGCCACCACGGCGACTACCTCCTTTGCACCACCTGCGGGAAAATCACCAAAATCCCCGCAGCCTGTCCTGTCGAGCACTTGGAAAACCACCTCAAGTCGGAGTCCGGCTACCGCAACCTCACCCACGAACTCGTCTTCTACGGCATCTGCCCCGACTGCCCGGAAGAGGATCCAGCCTTAGCCTAA
- the ppdK gene encoding pyruvate, phosphate dikinase encodes MAESNNNSPATEAARVIEGKNVYFFGGGQADGDGTFRELLGGKGANLAEMSRIGLPVPAGFTISTEVCTYYYDNGRTLPATLDDEVKENLGKIEETMGKKFGDVNNPLLLSVRSGARDSMPGMMDTILNLGINDEVVAGLAAKTGNERFAYDSYRRFLQMYGEVVMGVEQYEDEHHDPFEAIIDAACEKRGVAVDTGLTGEDLKGIVEAFKALIKERTGNDFPQDPMTQLWGAVKAVFTSWNNDRAKVYRRKYGIPAEWGTAVNVQAMVFGNSGQTSGTGVAFTRDPASGENVFYGEYLVDAQGEDVVAGVRTPKPVAEMVNDLPKSYEELLEVRQKLENHFKDVQDLEFTVEDGKLYILQTRNGKRTGLAAVHIAIDMVNEGLIQKEDAIRRIPAEDLEHMLAPIFDAKAEREANKIGKGLPAGPGAACGRIYFHAPDAVAAAARGEKVVLTRVETSPEDLRGMIAAEGILTSRGGVSSHAALVARQMGKICVCGAAEVEIDYANATVKAGGVTIKEGEYISINGTTGDIYAGEIKTAPSRVVQGLIQGDAEAMSHDDYKKFAQLISWADELRKLNVRTNSDSPEQVKNAIAFGAEGIGLTRTEHMFFEGDRIDAVREMILADSENARREAVAKLLPYQKEDFVGIFTALEGRPGTIRLLDPPLHEFLPHTKEQQLDLANKMGIQVEEIMRRVAELHEFNPMLGHRGCRLGIVFPEITEMQARAILEAAAEVDGAKPEIMVPLVGFKKELDLQKEVIDTVAGEVREKYGLTEDQLAYTVGTMIEVPRAALTANEIAETAEFFSFGTNDLTQTCLGMSRDDAGGFLNEYQEQEIVTTNPFASLDQTGVGQLVEMGVEKGRSTRPGLKVGICGEHGGDPNSVKFCHKAGLDYVSCSPFRIPIAKLAAAQAALAEKEGK; translated from the coding sequence ATGGCAGAATCGAATAACAATTCGCCCGCAACAGAGGCCGCCCGCGTGATCGAGGGCAAGAACGTTTATTTCTTTGGCGGAGGACAGGCTGACGGCGACGGCACCTTCCGTGAACTCCTTGGTGGCAAAGGCGCCAACCTTGCAGAGATGAGCCGCATTGGCCTTCCAGTGCCTGCCGGTTTCACCATCAGCACCGAGGTCTGCACCTACTACTACGATAACGGACGCACGCTCCCAGCGACTCTCGACGACGAGGTGAAGGAGAACCTCGGCAAGATCGAGGAGACCATGGGCAAAAAGTTCGGCGACGTGAACAACCCACTGCTCCTCTCGGTGCGCTCGGGTGCCCGTGACTCGATGCCAGGCATGATGGACACCATCCTCAACCTGGGTATCAACGACGAAGTCGTGGCTGGCCTCGCCGCCAAGACCGGTAACGAGCGTTTCGCTTACGACAGCTACCGTCGCTTCCTCCAGATGTACGGTGAAGTGGTGATGGGCGTCGAGCAGTACGAAGACGAGCATCACGATCCATTCGAAGCCATCATCGACGCTGCTTGCGAAAAGCGTGGCGTGGCTGTCGACACCGGCCTCACCGGCGAAGACCTCAAGGGCATCGTGGAAGCGTTCAAGGCACTGATCAAAGAGCGCACCGGCAACGATTTCCCACAGGACCCAATGACCCAGCTCTGGGGCGCAGTGAAGGCTGTGTTCACCTCTTGGAACAACGACCGTGCGAAGGTTTACCGTCGTAAGTACGGCATCCCAGCCGAGTGGGGTACCGCAGTGAACGTCCAGGCAATGGTGTTCGGTAACAGCGGTCAGACCTCCGGTACCGGTGTGGCATTCACCCGTGACCCGGCTTCCGGTGAGAACGTGTTCTACGGTGAGTACCTCGTCGACGCCCAGGGTGAAGACGTGGTGGCAGGTGTGCGTACGCCGAAGCCAGTCGCGGAAATGGTCAACGACCTTCCAAAATCGTACGAGGAGCTCCTCGAAGTGCGCCAGAAGTTGGAGAACCACTTCAAGGACGTGCAGGACCTTGAGTTCACCGTTGAAGACGGCAAGCTCTACATCCTTCAGACCCGTAACGGTAAGCGTACCGGTCTCGCAGCCGTGCACATCGCCATCGACATGGTGAACGAAGGCCTCATCCAGAAGGAAGACGCCATCCGCCGTATCCCGGCAGAAGACCTTGAGCACATGCTTGCTCCTATCTTCGACGCCAAGGCTGAGCGCGAAGCCAACAAGATCGGTAAAGGTCTGCCTGCAGGTCCTGGTGCCGCTTGTGGCCGCATTTACTTCCACGCTCCAGACGCAGTGGCAGCAGCCGCTCGTGGCGAGAAAGTGGTTCTCACCCGTGTTGAGACCTCCCCGGAAGACCTTCGCGGCATGATTGCTGCTGAGGGTATTCTTACCAGCCGTGGTGGTGTTTCCTCGCACGCCGCACTCGTTGCCCGTCAGATGGGTAAGATCTGCGTCTGTGGTGCTGCTGAAGTGGAGATCGACTACGCAAACGCGACCGTCAAAGCTGGCGGCGTGACCATCAAGGAAGGTGAGTACATCTCGATCAACGGAACCACCGGTGACATCTACGCTGGTGAGATCAAGACCGCTCCAAGCCGCGTGGTGCAGGGCCTCATCCAAGGTGATGCAGAAGCCATGAGTCACGACGACTACAAGAAGTTTGCACAGCTCATCAGCTGGGCGGACGAACTGCGTAAGCTCAACGTGCGCACCAACTCCGACTCGCCTGAGCAGGTGAAGAACGCAATCGCGTTCGGTGCTGAAGGTATCGGTCTTACCCGTACCGAGCACATGTTCTTCGAAGGCGACCGTATCGACGCTGTGCGTGAGATGATCCTTGCCGACAGCGAGAACGCACGCCGCGAGGCAGTGGCCAAGCTTCTTCCATACCAGAAGGAAGACTTCGTCGGTATCTTCACCGCACTTGAAGGCCGCCCAGGTACCATCCGTTTGCTCGATCCACCACTTCACGAGTTCCTTCCTCACACCAAGGAGCAGCAGCTCGACCTGGCCAACAAGATGGGCATCCAGGTGGAAGAGATCATGCGCCGTGTGGCTGAACTCCACGAGTTCAACCCAATGCTTGGTCACCGTGGTTGCCGTCTCGGAATCGTCTTCCCTGAGATCACCGAGATGCAGGCACGTGCGATCCTCGAGGCCGCTGCTGAAGTCGACGGCGCCAAGCCTGAGATCATGGTGCCACTCGTTGGCTTCAAGAAGGAGCTCGACCTCCAGAAGGAAGTGATCGACACCGTGGCTGGCGAAGTGCGCGAGAAGTACGGTCTCACCGAAGACCAGCTCGCATACACCGTCGGAACCATGATCGAGGTGCCACGTGCAGCTCTGACCGCTAACGAGATCGCTGAGACCGCCGAGTTCTTCTCGTTCGGAACCAACGACCTCACCCAGACCTGCCTCGGCATGAGCCGCGACGACGCTGGTGGATTCCTCAACGAATACCAGGAGCAAGAGATCGTGACCACCAACCCATTCGCTAGCCTCGACCAGACCGGTGTCGGTCAGCTCGTGGAAATGGGTGTGGAGAAGGGCCGCTCGACCCGCCCAGGCCTCAAAGTGGGTATCTGCGGTGAGCACGGTGGTGACCCGAACTCGGTCAAGTTCTGCCACAAGGCAGGTCTCGACTACGTGTCCTGCTCGCCATTCCGTATCCCAATCGCCAAGCTCGCCGCCGCTCAGGCAGCGCTTGCGGAGAAGGAAGGCAAGTAA
- a CDS encoding IS256 family transposase has product MTPRPDKTTTPQLKSILAEQEDFLRPLVQKLMQEMLEEEMNETLQAVKSERSDRRRGYRSGSYQRSLLTRVGRIELRVPQDRDGLFSTEIFDRYQRSEKALVSTLIEMYVQGVSTRKVAQITEELCGHRVSASVVSRLNKTLDEELENFARRKLNHAYPYLILDARYEKVRENGVVRSQAVLIAIGISWDGRREVLATELDQRESGSSWKNFLLQLKQRGLTGVEFCVTDNHAGLRRAISEVLPEALWQRCYVHFLRNALDHLPRKHDDDCCTELRWIYDRRDINEARQDLRAWLAKWGGKYHKLCDWVESEIEETLTFYRLPREHHKHLKSTNMLERLNEEIKRRTHIIRTFPNQAAAQRLIRAVTHQVHEQWIDQHRYLNMDHLKEAQKLSLTSNQTSAA; this is encoded by the coding sequence ATGACCCCACGACCAGATAAGACCACAACGCCGCAGTTGAAAAGTATTCTTGCCGAGCAGGAAGATTTTCTGAGGCCCTTGGTTCAGAAATTGATGCAGGAGATGCTCGAAGAAGAAATGAACGAGACACTCCAGGCGGTAAAGTCAGAACGCAGCGACAGACGCCGAGGTTATCGCAGCGGCAGTTATCAACGCAGTCTCCTGACACGGGTAGGAAGGATCGAGCTGCGCGTCCCTCAAGATCGCGACGGACTCTTCAGCACCGAGATCTTCGATCGCTATCAACGCAGCGAGAAGGCTTTGGTAAGCACCCTGATCGAAATGTACGTGCAGGGCGTCTCGACACGTAAAGTCGCGCAGATCACCGAAGAGCTCTGTGGTCACCGAGTTAGCGCCAGTGTGGTAAGCAGGCTGAACAAAACGTTGGACGAAGAGCTTGAGAACTTTGCCCGACGCAAGCTCAACCACGCTTATCCTTACCTCATCCTGGATGCCCGCTACGAAAAGGTTCGAGAGAACGGCGTGGTGCGCAGCCAGGCTGTGTTGATCGCCATTGGCATCAGTTGGGATGGCCGACGGGAGGTCCTTGCGACCGAGCTCGATCAAAGGGAAAGCGGAAGCAGCTGGAAGAACTTCCTACTTCAACTCAAGCAACGCGGACTGACGGGTGTTGAGTTCTGCGTGACTGATAACCATGCCGGCCTGCGACGAGCTATCAGCGAAGTGCTTCCCGAGGCGCTGTGGCAACGCTGCTACGTCCACTTCCTTCGCAACGCTCTTGATCATCTACCTCGCAAGCATGACGACGACTGCTGCACCGAGCTGCGCTGGATCTATGACCGTCGAGACATCAATGAAGCGCGTCAGGATCTGCGGGCATGGTTGGCGAAGTGGGGAGGCAAATACCACAAGCTCTGTGACTGGGTCGAAAGTGAGATCGAAGAAACGCTCACCTTTTATCGACTTCCCAGAGAGCATCACAAGCATCTCAAAAGCACGAATATGCTCGAGCGACTCAATGAGGAGATTAAGCGTCGTACGCACATTATCCGAACCTTCCCCAACCAGGCTGCAGCCCAACGTTTAATCCGGGCTGTCACGCATCAAGTCCATGAGCAGTGGATCGATCAACACCGCTACCTGAACATGGATCACCTCAAAGAAGCCCAAAAGCTCAGCCTTACTTCAAATCAAACGTCCGCAGCCTGA
- the metX gene encoding homoserine O-acetyltransferase MetX, whose amino-acid sequence MSDSETKSQATEAAIESVNGVVETRFFRHTGPEGKGVQFADGKVLPEVTLAYEMYGEPNADKSNVILLFHALSGAHHAAGINESLSAEHDPVLERRWTSELHLGWWDQFIGPGRALDTEKYCIVCANYLGHCYGSTGPASTNPETGKPYGSAFPELTIADVVRSQAALLDHLGVDVLHAVVGPSVGGLMAQNFAWIYPERVKIVMPIATGWKTTVYNRLILFEQILAIENDPHFNSGDYYDGTRPEYGLALARMISHKTFVHLDAIERRARRTIVQPEGQLAWYEVRDPFQSYMLYQGKKFVERFDANTYLRIIDMWARFDPVRDSGFETVSELFAGAREHNHRYLVFSIDSDFCFYPEEQQEIVRHLEANDVRCMHITVHSDKGHDSFLLEPELFTPHIAAVLNGQV is encoded by the coding sequence ATGTCAGATTCGGAGACCAAGAGCCAAGCCACAGAGGCGGCAATCGAGTCCGTCAATGGAGTGGTGGAGACCCGCTTTTTCCGCCACACCGGACCGGAGGGGAAGGGTGTGCAGTTTGCTGATGGCAAGGTGTTGCCAGAGGTGACCTTGGCGTACGAAATGTACGGTGAGCCGAATGCTGACAAATCGAATGTGATTTTGCTTTTCCACGCGTTGTCTGGCGCGCATCACGCGGCTGGGATCAACGAGTCACTGAGCGCGGAGCACGATCCCGTGTTGGAGCGGCGCTGGACGTCCGAGCTGCATCTCGGCTGGTGGGATCAGTTCATCGGACCTGGCCGCGCGCTGGATACGGAAAAATACTGCATCGTCTGCGCCAACTACCTCGGCCATTGCTATGGTTCGACAGGACCTGCCTCGACCAACCCGGAAACCGGGAAACCCTATGGCTCCGCGTTCCCCGAGCTGACCATCGCCGACGTCGTGCGATCGCAGGCTGCATTGCTCGACCACCTCGGTGTGGACGTGCTGCATGCCGTGGTCGGCCCTTCGGTGGGCGGGCTGATGGCACAGAACTTCGCCTGGATCTACCCGGAGCGGGTGAAGATCGTGATGCCGATCGCGACCGGCTGGAAGACCACGGTCTACAACCGACTCATATTGTTCGAGCAGATCCTGGCGATCGAGAACGACCCGCACTTCAACAGCGGCGACTACTACGACGGCACCCGCCCCGAGTACGGACTCGCTCTGGCGCGGATGATCTCCCACAAAACCTTCGTCCACCTGGATGCGATCGAGCGCCGGGCCCGCCGGACCATCGTCCAGCCGGAAGGCCAACTCGCCTGGTACGAGGTGCGCGACCCCTTCCAGTCGTACATGCTCTATCAGGGGAAAAAGTTCGTTGAGCGCTTCGACGCCAATACGTACCTCCGCATCATCGACATGTGGGCGCGCTTCGATCCGGTGCGCGATTCCGGCTTCGAGACCGTGTCCGAGTTGTTTGCCGGCGCGCGTGAGCACAATCACCGCTACCTCGTGTTTTCGATTGATTCGGATTTCTGCTTCTATCCGGAGGAGCAGCAGGAAATCGTGCGCCACCTTGAGGCCAACGACGTCCGTTGCATGCACATCACCGTGCATTCCGATAAAGGGCACGACTCATTCCTGCTCGAGCCTGAGCTTTTCACCCCGCACATTGCCGCTGTCCTGAACGGGCAGGTTTAG